The DNA region AAGTTCATGAACTTAAGAAAGATATAAATTAATCTAACCGGGTCAATGATAACAAATTCTTAGTTATAGCACCTAAAGTTTACAACTATGGATTAAGGTTAGTGTATTGGCATCAACTAGAATGTCTAGATCTCTTCACGCTGCTAAATAAGGTCGTATAGATCATCCGGATAAATACTGACTAAATATGTATGACAGATATTCTAACTACAACGGATACTAGGCACATCCAGTAGCCGTAAACCAACCAGGAACGAATCGTTGTATTGTATCCTCACTCCTTGACAGATAAATGAACATGCTCTTAACTCCAATTGTTGCACAGCTAAttagtgatcaattaatttgaATTATGTCTGTATTGGCATATCAGGGGTAAAACTATCCGGGTTGAGAGGAATCCCAGTAAAAGTGAGGTATCAAACCAACTTAAGTTCCCCATTAAGTATTAACACAGACCAATGCTGAAGCAATATATTTCAATGTACGGTGACAGACTTACATTTAATCTATTATGCCGTTGTTAAGCACTTTTTCCTTTAATAAAGTTCAACACAAAAGTCGCAAAAATTTAACTGCGTTCTTTATATTAAATGGTAATGTAAGTACACTTATTTATATTAGGAAATTTTGTATGTAATTAGAGCTATACGAAGTGATACGAAAATCGTAGGGTAGATTAAAAACGAGTAAGATCAATGTATTTCATAATCATTATAACTTCTGACCTTTAGAACATAATTTACTATAAATGGTTTCGTGATTCGATAAAGTAATTAAAAGTAATTAGATAATTTCtatcatttattaaaattaaatccgAAAATTTGATCTATTTAGTCCCATCCTTTAGTtgattaaacaatttaaactaaaTCGATTTGTCCTCTGAAGTTACGGTTCTATTATATACACAGATTTGTACAAAACACATAATTATTGAATCACAAATTTATGAATTTCTAAAAGAAACACAGACCTTTAATGTTTCAATAAGGAATCCCGTTCTATCAACAAACAATGCAACAGGACCAGCTGCTACTAAGCCTGCAACTATTGTGATTGATCCACAAAACCCAGCAAACTGGTTGGAGTAACCTTTTGTACACAGAATTTGCTGTAGAAGAGCCGACAAGACAGTAAAATATCCGATACAGCTACTGAATGTAATTGTAACAATCCAAAATCCATAGAGCTTAAGGGGTGGACCAAACGCTTTCAAAAAGTTGCATAAAGAATGAAGTGAAATAAAATGTCTGTTAGAGTTGACTCGACGATTAGCTATAGCCAAGGTCGCCACATATGAAGGGGGTGTGATTGGTTTACCTCTGCGGACTAAAAATATTGACAACAAGAACTGAACAGCAACCAATCCCAAGGATATGTAATTGAAACTAACAATATCGGAAGAACTCTTGACATAATTAGGGGCAAACGCACTGCCCAGCAATATGCCTACTGAATTTCCAAGAGACGCAATAGTGTTTGCGGTGGTACGCTGATTATCGGGAAACCAATCGCACGCAAGACTGGTTGTGCAGAACAAACAGAATGGTTGAGCAAAAGAAGCGATTACTTGTCCGAATACTATCAAAATGAGACGTCCAGAGGATGAAATATTTATATGTGGTGCGCTACTCAAAACGCGCATGCACCCACACAATAAGTTACAAATGGCTgtacacaaaacaatgaaacgAACCCCAAGACGATCTATGGCATACGCTATTGGGAGACCAAGTACTATCGTAGTCAAAGGGTAAATTAGAGAAATGAGATTGAGAACCGTGTTACTTGTTGAGTAAAACTCGACAAAGTAGTTAGCAATAGGGGAATAAGATATCCACAAATAAGCATTTGTACAACTCAATGACGCAAATGTAAAGACAATTATCCATCTTGTTCGATACACGCGATAATCAGTCTCTTTCAAATGATTAGGGATGTCTTCTTTAAAATCCTCTTGATCATGACTCAAGACGGGCTGCCTAAACGTCATAACAAAAGGTTGATATTCGTAGATTGTAGATGAGTCACTAATGTTCACTGGTCCCAAGTGGGAATCATATTCCACCAAAAGAAGCGAAACGTTgtctgaaaaaaagaaagaagtgaTATTTGAAATATGTATTAATCAATCAAGCTGTTCGTCAGATTATTGATCATCAGGATAACTGACTCAATGATCAACAATACATGCCACATAAATCCTAAGTGGAATCAATGAAAGTGATCTCAGAAAAGGTTCTAAGTGGTCTGAAGGTTGGTAGTACGGAGTTATCTTTCTACACCGAAATAAACTTATAAGGCTGGATAATACTAAAATGTCGACGTTTGGACAAAGCAAGACAGAGTGAAAATCGGTACCAAGCCCTGAACTGCCTAGAGATTTCTATCATGTAGGTCATACCTCCACATATAACCTTCCAAGAATGCTGATCAGAAAACGCAATTATAAACAATGACATCGAGAGATTAAGTCTTGAATCCTAGACAATTTGTACACAGAAATAAGATAACAAGATGTGTTAGGTTCAAATGCAGTGTAAATTCGAAAGACAGACATCCAAGGACTCAAAAAGTACATAGAACTTGGGTCTATTCCGACGAGTTGATGTTGTTCCATCAGACTGAAATAAATACTAAGCACAAGAActgaagagagaaaaaaataacaaactgAAAACATACACATTCACAGTGGAAAAGAATtgttaacaataacaatgacaaAAAGCTGACAAAACGTGAACTGAtaagtaattttaaaagttaGGTATTCTAACTCGGTCGGATGTCTAACAACAGCTTACGAGTAGATAAGCTgatatgaaaatttattatgATTCGCGTCCAACTTAAGGGTACGTTTTATGCCTGTAAAACGTATGAGAAGAGATAAAAACAAGAGAAATGTAACAAACGTAACCTCATGATCCAATAAACACATCGTATGGACTTACAATTAGTAACGAATTGGAAAGACGGCCACTGACTATGTTGAATTTGCTTGATTAATTAGCCTTGAGAAACAATCTATATTGAAGTAGTAAAACACTATCGAGATTTATGACAGATATTTCCTTTAAATAGAACAGAGTTAACACTGTCTTTCAAATTAATCGTTTCTTATATTGAAATCATGTATTCTCGCAAGTGTGTCAAACCTTAAGTTATCAATGAAGAAATATCATGGTTGATACAATTATTAGGGCAAAACATTTGAAATTTTTGGGTTACTAGATGTTTGGTAGAGAGACAACTACCAGGCGTATTATTTTAGTATCCGGTCTTGGTGGGAATTAAGCTATGTTACTATATTTAAACGCCAAATAGAACCTAACGGTGATCATTATAGgttctgtagtggcattggaccataaccacataatcttcaaagctgaacacaagactactcagaaaatagatattcaatatttaacgcggagaaatacctaacgatggagaaggcgcgaattAGGAGTTGAATctactggagttgatcgagtggcatggcttggccatgcaggcgtggcctctgctgaatgttaccttatatcttctattcatattaaatatattgttctttctctagcctaaccttgttctacatcatgtattgataattgatacgatacagtgagttggtgtagtcgatggtgtgacatccacgtaagatcttatagattaggcagttatatcatgacgaatctacaaatttaggattaggtctattattagagcagtgctAATATcgtagtagaccataattctacattggtgagcccaactaaagaagcgcaacctattattgctaATCCTTGgatccaccttaaccttctcaatcgatttttgtttgtgtaaacccattattctaatagtcctctgattaatgcttacatgcattatcgtaatgttatattgattagtactcATAACATACTAACTCAATCGATACTAATAACCGGTTATCCATATCAATTAGCTTCGATGGTtcattaacaagctttaatagcatttacatgcttctgcggaataaacttgtttaaacatctagCTCTATCTAAAAATATTGTGAATATACatcgactaacaatgcaatcaaggactagatagttatctggatctaattcttattgttccttcacttaacacctcatcctgtttttaaactatgcactatcctgtaatatctttcttctgaccactgcctgcctaatttcatattttcgagtttcattgccaaacaacaaggatgacacttctccaaaaacacacgatggctcgttcaataacaaccacacaattatctggattcattcgattgttctgatccgagcaagtggcaaaaacgtcaacggcatcaagcaccctggaagtgattgccatactgcatgttttattctggatactttggatcattactactcctcacgaatgacgttatatatgtcgtccactgaataatataattttcaaaaataatccaggcgagtttaactaatttactggacgatttttttgtacttaacatgtatatgttttccagttgcttgtgccatatatttgtaagtgttttTAGGCTAAATGCAGGAATTTCTCATGGAAAGTTTagaacgcatcatattcctgcctgaagtttcacaaacatcaatgtcgaatttaccccaacactgactaaggttcaagccattatcatagacatgagttgggagtgtactcccctggttacaacttatgttctccctgataatcacatgagcatcactcactattaatcatcttgtaaaaacttatttagccaaatacatcttgcagcaccacatcacttcataatatgacacaggcctaactgattttaataacttataaccactatatctcaattaaatcgtattccgccttatgataaactgcatacttgcaactaacttgtatgcccaatcagccagcaagtataaatataaataaatagtctgccgcagatcagaacattgagtccagagcatgtctcttacgaatacactcatgtttaacgatttgttcctagctatctgtccaaaattcatatagttatcactcatgtatttaaattttattttgataaccattcatgtgtattagtagtattactaaattctatcatggtcaagtaaaaatgaggttgagaaaatctccacgtaactaaataaaccgtatcaaactaactagaacactagttggaattcttctccacggtatacttttgttccttcagttagcctactaatacagatgcaattggaattcaactcatgtggacaacttaccggcataatcgttatttgatttcataatttaaaccaaaactaatatcaatattaacatttctacaatattcattactttaacatttctaaacacaaaatacttactacctatacgttaagttattagcCAACatctattaacacgcatcgttttattattattattattattgtaatcccattttttatagctcaaataatgttcacccaaattttcatttcaagcatgttaagcatgaaagcagatattttaaaattattacatgtatttcccgaccagatgctgccgccttcttttgatttatctttcagcttactaatacccggaggattcttattatccttggtaacctccggcgcgcgacgatcccatccaatttgttatcgaaccaacatcacgttgattctggtgggagagtagtgtactggcattggaccataaccacataatcttcaaagctgaacacaagactactcagaaaatagatattcaatatttaacgcggagaaatacctaacgatggagaaggcgcgaattAGGAGTTGAATctactggagttgatcgagtggcatggcttggccatgcaggcgtggcctctgctgaatgttaccttatatcttctattcatattaaatatattgttctttctctagcctaaccttgttctacatcatgtattggtaattgatacgatacagtgagttggtgtagtcgatggtgtgacatccacgtaagatcttatagattaggcagttatatcatgacgaatctacaaatttaggattaggtctattattagagcagtgctAATATcgtagtagaccataattctacattggtgagcccaactaaagaagcgcaacctattattgctaATCCTTGgatccaccttaaccttctcaatcgatttttgtttgtgtaaacccattattctaatagtcctctgattaatgcttacatgcattatcgtaatgttatattgattagtactcATAACATACTAACTCAATCGATACTAATAACCGGTTATCCATATCAATTAGCTTCGATGGTtcattaacaagctttaatagcatttacatgcttctgcggaataaacttgtttaaacatctagCTCTATCTAAAAATATTGTGAATATACatcgactaacaatgcaatcaaggactagatagttatctggatctaattcttattgttccttcacttaacacctcatcctgtttttaaactatgcactatcctgtaatatctttcttctgaccactgcctgcctaatttcatattttcgagtttcattgccaaacaacaaggatgacacttctccaaaaacacacgatggctcgttcaataacaaccacacaattatctggattcattcgattgttctgatccgagcaagtggcaaaaacgtcaacggcatcaagcaccctggaagtgattgccatactgcatgttttattctggatactttggatcattactactcctcacgaatgacgttatatatgtcgtccactgaataatataattttcaaaaataatccaggcgagtttaaCTAATTTACTGGACgattttttttgtacttaacatgtatatgttttccagttgcttgtgccatatatttgtaagtgtcttTAGGCTAAATGCAGGAATTTCTCATGGAAAGTTTagaacgcatcatattcctgcctgaagtttcacaaacatcaatgtcgaatttaccccaacactgactaaggttcaagccattatcatagacatgagttgggagtgtactccccctggttacaacttatgttctccctgataatcacatgagcatcactcactattaatcatcttgtaaaaacttatttagccaaatacatcttgcagcaccacatcacttcataatatgacacaggcctaactgattttaataacttataaccactatatctcaattaaatcgtattccgccttatgataaactgcatacttgcaactaacttgtatgcccaatcagccagcaagtataaatataaataaatagtctgccgcagatcagaacattgagtccagagcatgtctcttacgaatacactcatgtttaacgatttgttcctagctatctgtccaaaattcatatagttatcactcatgtatttaaattttattttgataaccattcatgtgtattagtagtattactaaattctatcatggtcaagtaaaaatgaggttgagaaaatctccacgtaactaaataaaccgtatcaaactaactagaacactagttggaattcttctccacggtatacttttgttccttcagttagcctactaatacagatgcaattggaattcaactcatgtggacaacttaccggcataatcgttatttgatttcataatttaaaccaaaactaatatcaatattaacatttctacaatattcattactttaacatttctaaacacaaaatacttactacctatacgttaagttattaaccaacatctattaacacgcatcgttttattattattattattgtaatcccattttttatagctcaaataatgttcacccaaattttcatttcaagcatgttaagcatgaaagcagatattttaaaattattacatgtatttcccgaccagatgctgccgccttcttttgatttatctttcagcttactaatacccggaggattcttattatccttggtaacctccggcgcgcgacgatcccatccaatttgttatcgaaccaacatcacgttgattctggtgggagagtagtgtactggcattggaccataaccacataatcttcaaagctgaacacaagactactcagaaaatagatattcaatatttaacgcggagaaatacctaacgatggagaaggcgcgaattAGGAGTTGAATctactggagttgatcgagtggcatggcttggccatgcaggcgtggcctctgctgaatgttaccttatatcttctattcatattaaatatattgttctttctctagcctaaccttgttctacatcatgtattggtaattgatacgatacagtgagttggtgtagtcgatggtgtgacatccacgtaagatcttatagattaggcagttatatcatgacgaatctacaaatttaggattaggtctattattagagcagtgctAATATcgtagtagaccataattctacattggtgagcccaactaaagaagcgcaacctattattgctaATCCTTGgatccaccttaaccttctcaatcgatttttgtttgtgtaaacccattattctaatagtcctctgattaatgcttacatgcattatcgtaatgttatattgattagtactcATAACATACTAACTCAATCGATACTAATAACCGGTTATCCATATCAATTAGCTTCGATGGTtcattaacaagctttaatagcatttacatgcttctgcggaataaacttgtttaaacatctagCTCTATCTAAAAATATTGTGAATATACatcgactaacaatgcaatcaaggactagatagttatctggatctaattcttattgttccttcacttaacacctcatcctgtttttaaactatgcactatcctgtaatatctttcttctgaccactgcctgcctaatttcatattttcgagtttcattgccaaacaacaaggatgacacttctccaaaaacacacgatggctcgttcaataacaaccacacaattatctggattcattcgattgttctgatccgagcaagtggcaaaaacgtcaacggcatcaagcaccctggaagtgattgccatactgcatgttttattctggatactttggatcattactactcctcacgaatgacgttatatatgtcgtccactgaataatataattttcaaaaataatccaggcgagtttaactaatttactggacgatttttttgtacttaacatgtatatgttttccagttgcttgtgccatatatttgtaagtgtcttTAGGCTAAATGCAGGAATTTCTCATGGAAAGTTTagaacgcatcatattcctgcctgaagtttcacaaacatcaatgtcgaatttaccccaacactgactaaggttcaagccattatcatagacatgagttgggagtgtactccccctggttacaacttatgttctccctgataatcacatgagcatcactcactattaatcatcttgtaaaaacttatttagccaaatacatcttgcagcaccacatcacttcgtaatatgacacaggcctaactgattttaataacttataaccactatatctcaattaaatcgtattccgccttatgataaactgcatacttgcaactaacttgtatgcccaatcagccagcaagtataaatataaataaatagtctgccgcagatcagaacattgagtccagagcatgtctcttacgaatacactcatgtttaacgatttgttcctagctatctgtccaaaattcatatagttatcactcatgtatttaaattttattttgataaccattcatgtgtattagtagtattactaaattctatcatggtcaagtaaaaatgaggttgagaaaatctccacgtaactaaataaaccgtatcaaactaactagaacactagttggaattcttctccacggtatacttttgttccttcagttagcctactaatacagatgcaattggaattcaactcatgtggacaacttaccggcataatcgttatttgatttcataatttaaaccaaaactaatatcaatattaacatttctacaatattcattactttaacatttctaaacacaaaatacttactacctatacgttaagttattaaccaacatctattaacacgcatcgttttattattattattattgtaatcccattttttatagctcaaataatgttcacccaaattttcatttcaagcatgttaagcatgaaagcagatattttaaaattattacatgtatttcccgaccagatgctgccgccttcttttgatttatctttcagcttactaatacccggaggattcttattatccttggtaacctccggcgcgcgacgatcccatccaatttgttatcgaaccaacatcacgttgattctggtgggagagtagtgtactggcattggaccataaccacataatcttcaaagctgaacacaagactactcagaaaatagatattcaatatttaacgcggagaaatacctaacgatggagaaggcgcgaattAGGAGTTGAATctactggagttgatcgagtggcatggcttggccatgcaggcgtggcctctgctgaatgttaccttatatcttctattcatattaaatatattgttctttctctagcctaaccttgttctacatcatgtattggtaattgatacgatacagtgagttggtgtagtcgatggtgtgacatccacgtaagatcttatagattaggcagttatatcatgacgaatctacaaatttaggattaggtctattattagagcagtgctAATATcgtagtagaccataattctacattggtgagcccaactaaagaagcgcaacctattattgctaATCCTTGgatccaccttaaccttctcaatcgatttttgtttgtgtaaacccattattctaatagtcctctgattaatgcttacatgcattatcgtaatgttatattgattagtactcATAACATACTAACTCAATCGATACTAATAACCGGTTATCCATATCAATTAGCTTCGATGGTtcattaacaagctttaatagcatttacatgcttctgcggaataaacttgtttaaacatctagCTCTATCTAAAAATATTGTGAATATACatcgactaacaatgcaatcaaggactagatagttatctggatctaattcttattgttccttcacttaacacctcatcctgtttttaaactatgcactatcctgtaatatctttcttctgaccactgcctgcctaatttcatattttcgagtttcattgccaaacaacaaggatgacacttctccaaaaacacacgatggctcgttcaataacaaccacacaattatctggattcattcgattgttctgatccgagcaagtggcaaaaacgtcaacggcatcaagcaccctggaagtgattgccatactgcatgttttattctggatactttggatcattactactcctcacgaatgacgttatatatgtcgtccactgaataatataattttcaaaaataatccaggcgagtttaactaatttactggacgatttttttgtacttaacatgtatatgttttccagttgcttgtgccatatatttgtaagtgtcttTAGGCTAAATGCAGGAATTTCTCATGGAAAGTTTagaacgcatcatattcctgcctgaagtttcacaaacatcaatgtcgaatttaccccaacactgactaaggttcaagccattatcatagacatgagttgggagtgtactcccctggttacaacttatgttctccctgataatcacatgagcatcactcactattaatcatcttgtaaaaacttatttagccaaatacatcttgcagcaccacatcacttcgtaatatgacacaggcctaactgattttaataacttataaccactatatctcaattaaatcgtattccgccttatgataaactgcatacttgcaactaacttgtatgcccaatcagccagcaagtataaatataaataaatagtctgccgcagatcagaacattgagtccagagcatgtctcttacgaatacactcatgtttaacgatttgttcctagctatctgtccaaaattcatatagttatcactcatgtatttaaattttattttgataaccattcatgtgtattagtagtattactaaattctatcatggtcaagtaaaaatgaggttgagaaaatctccacgtaactaaataaaccgtatcaaactaactagaacactagttggaattcttctccacggtatacttttgttccttcagttagcctactaatacagatgcaattggaattcaactcatgtggacaacttaccggcataatcgttatttgatttcataatttaaaccaaaactaatatcaatattaacatttctacaatattcattactttaacatttctaaacacaaaatacttactacctatacgttaagttattaaccaacatctattaacacgcatcgttttattattattattattgtaatcccattttttatagctcaaataatgttcacccaaattttcatttcaagcatgttaagcatgaaagcagatattttaaaattattacatgtatttcccgaccagatgctgccgccttctttttgatttatctttcagcttactaatacccggaggattcttattatccttggtaacctccggcgcgcgacgatcccatccaatttgttatcgaaccaacatcacgttgattctggtgggagagtagtgtactggcattggaccataaccacataatcttcaa from Schistosoma haematobium chromosome ZW, whole genome shotgun sequence includes:
- the MFSD7_1 gene encoding Major facilitator super domain-containing protein 7 (EggNog:ENOG410VED7~COG:U); translated protein: MPQIQHSQWPSFQFVTNYNVSLLLVEYDSHLGPVNISDSSTIYEYQPFVMTFRQPVLSHDQEDFKEDIPNHLKETDYRVYRTRWIIVFTFASLSCTNAYLWISYSPIANYFVEFYSTSNTVLNLISLIYPLTTIVLGLPIAYAIDRLGVRFIVLCTAICNLLCGCMRVLSSAPHINISSSGRLILIVFGQVIASFAQPFCLFCTTSLACDWFPDNQRTTANTIASLGNSVGILLGSAFAPNYVKSSSDIVSFNYISLGLVAVQFLLSIFLVRRGKPITPPSYVATLAIANRRVNSNRHFISLHSLCNFLKAFGPPLKLYGFWIVTITFSSCIGYFTVLSALLQQILCTKGYSNQFAGFCGSITIVAGLVAAGPVALFVDRTGFLIETLKITFLLSVLGSVCLSIVFWFPNQQILITICLIWLGAFGFSQFSLCLELAAEATYPVSEAITTSFLIISNQIISLAMLPVLQFTAPLANNSTKIISTCGPNKDIRDFSAPHMGLCAFMVLLSIVQLFTLKLPYKRRECLNSVVITVGSNNYINEANDEIPEDF
- the MFSD7_1 gene encoding Major facilitator super domain-containing protein 7, variant 2 (EggNog:ENOG410VED7~COG:U), yielding MPQIQHSQWPSFQFVTNYNVSLLLVEYDSHLGPVNISDSSTIYEYQPFVMTFRQPVLSHDQEDFKEDIPNHLKETDYRVYRTRWIIVFTFASLSCTNAYLWISYSPIANYFVEFYSTSNTVLNLISLIYPLTTIVLGLPIAYAIDRLGVRFIVLCTAICNLLCGCMRVLSSAPHINISSSGRLILIVFGQVIASFAQPFCLFCTTSLACDWFPDNQRTTANTIASLGNSVGILLGSAFAPNYVKSSSDIVSFNYISLGLVAVQFLLSIFLVRRGKPITPPSYVATLAIANRRVNSNRHFISLHSLCNFLKAFGPPLKLYGFWIVTITFSSCIGYFTVLSALLQQILCTKGYSNQFAGFCGSITIVAGLVAAGPVALFVDRTGFLIETLKDFSAPHMGLCAFMVLLSIVQLFTLKLPYKRRECLNSVVITVGSNNYINEANDEIPEDF